The following are from one region of the Salvia splendens isolate huo1 chromosome 2, SspV2, whole genome shotgun sequence genome:
- the LOC121790365 gene encoding pto-interacting protein 1, which yields MSCLGCCGEDEINRNADGGGPYPVKTAAGNAGNYHTAEATSKDQAVKIQPIAVPIIPVDELKEVTSNFSTDSLIGEGSYGRVYYGTLTNGRAAAIKKLDASKQPDDEFLAQVSMVSRLKHENFVELLGYSVDGNQRILAYEFASNGSLHDILHGRKGVKGAQPGPLLSWAQRVKIAVGAAKGLEYLHEKADPHIVHRDIKSSNVLIFDEDVAKIADFDLSNQAPDMAARLHSTRVLGTFGYHAPEYAMTGQLNSKSDVYSFGVVLLELLTGRKPVDHTLPRGQQSLVTWATPKLSEDKVRQCVDERLQGDYPPKAVAKMAAVAALCVQYEADFRPNMSIVVKALQPLLNTRAGPTGEA from the exons ATGAGTTGTCTTGGTTGTTGTGGGGAAGATGAGATCAATAGAAATGCTGATGGTGGAGGCCCGTATCCAGTAAAAACCGCAGCTG GCAATGCTGGGAATTATCACACTGCTGAAGCCACATCTAAAGATCAAGCTGTGAAAATACAGCCTATTGCAGTCCCAATAATTCCCGTGGATGAACTCAAGGAAGTTACAAGTAACTTTAGCACAGATTCTTTAATAGGAGAAGGGTCATATGGAAGAGTTTATTACGGAACTCTTACTAATGGTCGAGCTGCAGCCATAAAGAAGTTGGATGCCAGCAAACAACCAGATGATGAATTCTTAGCTCAG GTATCTATGGTGTCAAGGCTGAAGCACGAGAATTTTGTGGAGCTACTTGGTTATTCTGTTGATGGAAATCAACGTATTCTGGCATATGAATTTGCATCTAATGGATCTCTTCATGACATTCTTCACG gAAGAAAAGGTGTTAAAGGAGCGCAGCCTGGTCCTCTTCTTTCTTGGGCTCAACGTGTTAAAATCGCTGTGGGTGCTGCTAAGGGCCTTGAATATCTTCACGAAAAAGCAGACCCTCATATTGTCCACCGTGATATAAAGTCCAGCAATGTACTGATTTTTGACGAAGATGTAGCTAAGATTGCTGATTTTGATCTATCAAATCAAGCTCCTGATATGGCAGCACGTCTTCACTCTACTCGTGTCCTTGGGACATTTGGATATCATGCTCCAGA ATATGCTATGACTGGACAGCTGAACTCAAAGAGTGATGTTTACAGCTTTGGTGTCGTCCTTCTGGAGCTCCTTACTGGCCGCAAACCCGTTGATCATACATTACCTCGTGGGCAGCAAAGCTTAGTAACATGG GCTACACCTAAACTGAGCGAAGATAAGGTTCGGCAATGCGTTGATGAGAGGCTACAAGGAGACTATCCTCCTAAGGCTGTCGCTAAG ATGGCTGCTGTTGCTGCCTTGTGCGTACAGTATGAAGCCGATTTTCGAC